The Apodemus sylvaticus chromosome 22, mApoSyl1.1, whole genome shotgun sequence genome includes a region encoding these proteins:
- the LOC127672815 gene encoding zinc finger protein 120-like gives MLETYMNLKAIGCNWEDHHLEEHFQSIRRHERHVRRYTGVKPYECNICGKAFTRSSHLKYHKTTHTGEKLYECNQCGKAFARPSYLQGHKMTHIREKPYECNQCGKAFARPGDLQYHKRTHTGEKPYECNQCGKAFAHNSDLQRHKRTHTGEKPYECNQCGKAFAQRSHLQRHKRTHTGEKPYKCSQCGKAFAQHSNLQYHIKTHTGEKPYECNQCGKAFAVPSHLQYHKRTHTGEKPYECNQCGKAFAQHSDLQRHKRAHTGEKPYECNQCGKAFAQRSHLQYHKRTHTGEKPYK, from the exons atgttggaaacctacatgaacctcaaagctatag gctgtaattgggaagaccatcatcttgaagaacattttcaaagtattagaagacatgaaag gcatgtaagaagatatactggagtgaaaccctatgagtgtaatatatgtggtaaagcctttacaagatccagtcatcttaaatatcataaaacaacacatactggagagaaactttatgaatgcaatcaatgtggtaaagcctttgcaagacccagttatCTACAaggacataaaatgacacatattagagagaaaccttatgaatgtaatcaatgtggtaaagcctttgcaagacccggtgatctccaatatcataaaagaacacatactggagagaaaccttatgaatgtaatcaatgtggtaaagcctttgcacacaacagtgatctccaaagacataaaagaacacatactggagagaaaccttatgagtgcaatcaatgtggtaaagcctttgcacagcgcagtcatctccaaagacataaaagaacacatactggagagaaaccttataaatgtagtcaatgtggtaaagcctttgcacagcacagtaatctccaatatcatataaaaacacatactggagagaaaccttacgaatgcaatcaatgtggtaaagcctttgcagtacccagtcatctccaatatcataaaagaacacatactggagagaaaccttatgaatgtaatcaatgtggtaaagcctttgcacagcacagtgatctccaaagacataaaagagcacatactggagagaaaccttatgagtgcaatcaatgtggtaaagcctttgcacagcgcagtcatctccaatatcataaaagaacacatactggagagaaaccttataaatga